A DNA window from Paraburkholderia sp. IMGN_8 contains the following coding sequences:
- a CDS encoding methyl-accepting chemotaxis protein produces MRNNQPVTGHEYEFPSSQMLVSATDLTGRIQYCNPAFIAVSGFTRNELIGQPHNLIRHPDMPREAFADMWTTIRDGRPWTALVKNRRKTGDHYWVHASVTPVVEKGAVVGYLSVRVKPERDAVRAAEALYARIRTGKSRAFTLRRGVVVRTGVPGRLQALMRLPVATRAAIGYAITPLALLLTGFAAWSGTPPAPFWIAFGVTTVFSIASWQILKRQLAEPIREMSGFATRLAAGDLTADLVIARHDDLGDVLQALNQLKANLAAIVYDVRAQITGMLDNAREISSGNVDLARRTELQAASLEETAATMEELTTTVQANADASVRALDLAKDAQAAAAVGGKIAGQVEQTMAGITAASKRIADITGVIDGIAFQTNILALNAAVEAARAGEAGRSFAVVASEVRMLAQRCAASSKEIKSVVEASATEVALGTELVARTTSQMRVIDEAVSRVSSIIVEVANASSEQAEGIRQVNQAVSHLDGATQQNATLVEQAAATAQRLAEQADVLDEAVRLFTLADATPARRAATPKRQATAHNQARAEAREVKRNAAHAIARDIEQEETTSI; encoded by the coding sequence ATGCGCAACAATCAGCCCGTCACCGGGCACGAATACGAATTCCCTTCGTCACAGATGCTTGTTTCCGCGACCGATCTGACCGGCCGCATCCAGTATTGCAATCCGGCGTTCATCGCCGTCTCGGGCTTTACGCGCAATGAACTGATCGGCCAGCCGCACAACCTGATCCGTCATCCGGACATGCCGCGCGAAGCCTTCGCCGACATGTGGACAACCATCCGCGACGGCCGTCCATGGACCGCGCTCGTCAAAAACCGCCGCAAGACCGGCGACCACTACTGGGTGCACGCGAGCGTCACGCCGGTGGTCGAGAAAGGCGCGGTGGTCGGCTATCTGAGCGTGCGCGTGAAGCCGGAACGCGACGCGGTGCGCGCCGCCGAAGCGCTGTATGCGCGCATCCGCACGGGCAAATCGCGCGCGTTCACGTTGCGCCGCGGCGTGGTGGTACGCACCGGCGTGCCCGGCCGTTTGCAAGCATTGATGCGCCTGCCCGTCGCGACGCGCGCGGCGATCGGCTATGCGATCACGCCGCTGGCGCTGCTGCTTACCGGCTTCGCGGCCTGGAGCGGCACGCCGCCGGCGCCGTTCTGGATCGCGTTCGGCGTCACCACGGTGTTCAGCATCGCGTCGTGGCAGATACTGAAGCGGCAACTCGCCGAGCCGATCCGTGAGATGTCCGGCTTCGCAACCCGCCTCGCCGCCGGCGACCTGACCGCCGATCTGGTGATCGCGCGTCACGACGACCTCGGCGACGTGCTGCAGGCATTGAATCAATTGAAGGCGAATCTCGCGGCGATCGTCTACGACGTGCGCGCGCAGATCACCGGCATGCTCGACAACGCGCGTGAAATTTCCAGCGGCAATGTCGATCTTGCGCGCCGCACGGAATTGCAGGCTGCGTCGCTCGAAGAAACCGCCGCCACCATGGAGGAACTGACCACCACCGTGCAGGCCAATGCCGATGCCAGCGTGCGCGCGCTCGACCTGGCGAAAGACGCGCAAGCGGCGGCGGCGGTCGGAGGCAAGATCGCAGGCCAGGTCGAGCAGACTATGGCCGGCATTACGGCCGCGTCGAAGCGCATTGCCGACATCACCGGCGTGATCGACGGCATCGCGTTCCAGACCAACATCCTCGCACTGAATGCCGCTGTCGAGGCGGCGCGCGCGGGCGAAGCGGGCCGCTCGTTCGCGGTCGTCGCCAGCGAGGTGCGCATGCTGGCGCAACGTTGCGCGGCGTCGTCGAAGGAAATCAAATCGGTGGTCGAGGCAAGTGCAACCGAAGTTGCGCTGGGCACCGAACTGGTTGCACGCACAACCTCGCAGATGCGCGTGATCGATGAGGCGGTGAGCCGCGTGTCGTCGATCATCGTCGAAGTGGCGAATGCCAGCAGCGAGCAGGCCGAAGGGATTCGCCAGGTGAATCAGGCGGTCTCGCATCTGGACGGCGCCACGCAGCAGAACGCCACGCTGGTCGAGCAGGCGGCCGCCACGGCGCAACGTCTTGCGGAACAGGCCGACGTGCTGGACGAAGCGGTGCGCCTCTTCACCCTCGCCGACGCAACACCCGCGCGGCGCGCGGCCACGCCGAAGCGCCAGGCCACCGCGCACAATCAGGCACGCGCAGAGGCACGCGAAGTGAAGCGCAATGCTGCACATGCAATTGCACGCGATATCGAGCAGGAAGAAACGACATCGATCTGA
- a CDS encoding DinB family protein, whose product MTASDAPHINPLSSHYTAMARNNAWSNLRLYRTCLTLTDEAFAERRVSFFPSLQLTLNHILLVDRYYFDALVDGGKGLTIFDNELPYPRAADLWDAQVESDRQLLAFCESLTDDALQRDVRIDRGPAVGVQHEKIGSVLPHVFVHQIHHRGQAHAMLSGTTAAPPQLDEFFLAADAPLRAPDLRELASLNELPGSPR is encoded by the coding sequence GTGACTGCTTCCGACGCGCCGCACATCAATCCGCTCTCCTCGCACTACACCGCCATGGCGCGCAACAACGCGTGGTCGAATCTGCGCCTGTACCGCACCTGTCTCACGTTGACCGATGAGGCCTTCGCCGAGCGCAGGGTGAGTTTCTTTCCGTCGTTGCAGCTCACGTTGAATCACATTCTTCTGGTCGATCGGTATTACTTCGATGCGCTGGTCGACGGCGGTAAAGGGCTCACCATTTTCGACAACGAATTGCCCTATCCGCGCGCAGCCGACCTGTGGGATGCACAAGTAGAGAGCGACCGGCAACTGCTGGCCTTCTGCGAATCGCTGACCGACGATGCTTTACAACGCGACGTTCGGATCGACCGCGGTCCTGCTGTCGGTGTGCAGCACGAAAAGATCGGCAGCGTATTGCCGCATGTTTTCGTCCATCAGATCCATCATCGCGGCCAGGCGCATGCGATGTTGAGCGGCACCACCGCCGCCCCGCCTCAGCTCGACGAGTTTTTCCTCGCCGCCGACGCGCCGTTACGCGCGCCCGACCTGCGTGAGCTGGCTAGCCTGAACGAGCTACCGGGATCGCCGCGATAA
- a CDS encoding DedA family protein/thiosulfate sulfurtransferase GlpE: MLHDLVEQYGPALIFANVLAASLGLPVPAMPSLVLFGAMAAMHPGSVGTQLMPVLVLSIFATLIGDSAWYLAGRLYGGNTLKAICRLSLSRDTCVKKTERFFGRWGVRVLAVAKFVPGLSIVSIPMAGAMGTRYRTFLTYDSIGAALWSGTGLIIGALFAKQIDMLFAAAGRLGRTAALVVVALLLLYAGYRWMRRRQLISKLASARIEVDELAELVAAGRTPVLFDIRSQEKRKLDPFVIPGSLFADERQLDEIVAKYPRDQKVVIYCSCPNEISAAWMAKQMNEAGFADVLPLRGGMEAWRDSGKTVEALPDMPPPDLAVDHIAPKAV; this comes from the coding sequence ATGCTACATGATCTCGTCGAGCAATACGGGCCGGCACTCATTTTCGCCAATGTGCTGGCCGCCTCCCTGGGGCTGCCTGTCCCGGCAATGCCGTCGCTCGTCCTGTTCGGCGCGATGGCCGCGATGCATCCCGGCTCGGTGGGCACGCAATTGATGCCCGTGCTCGTGCTGTCGATATTCGCCACGCTGATCGGCGACAGCGCGTGGTATCTCGCCGGGCGTCTATACGGCGGCAACACGCTGAAGGCGATCTGCCGTCTTTCGCTGTCGCGCGACACTTGCGTAAAAAAGACAGAACGATTTTTCGGACGTTGGGGCGTGCGCGTGCTGGCCGTGGCAAAGTTCGTCCCGGGCCTGTCGATCGTGTCGATTCCGATGGCCGGCGCGATGGGCACGCGCTACCGCACGTTCCTCACGTATGACAGCATCGGCGCCGCTTTGTGGTCCGGCACGGGTCTGATCATCGGCGCGCTGTTCGCGAAGCAGATCGACATGCTGTTCGCGGCCGCCGGGCGCCTCGGCCGTACGGCCGCGCTGGTAGTCGTCGCTTTGCTGCTGTTGTACGCCGGTTATCGCTGGATGCGCCGCCGCCAACTGATTTCGAAGCTCGCGTCCGCGCGAATCGAAGTCGACGAGCTGGCAGAACTGGTCGCGGCCGGCCGCACGCCGGTGCTGTTCGATATCCGTTCGCAGGAAAAGCGTAAGCTCGATCCGTTCGTGATTCCGGGCTCGCTATTCGCCGACGAGCGGCAGCTCGACGAGATCGTCGCGAAGTACCCGCGCGATCAGAAGGTGGTGATTTACTGTTCGTGCCCGAATGAGATTTCCGCGGCATGGATGGCCAAGCAGATGAACGAAGCCGGCTTCGCCGATGTGCTGCCGCTGCGCGGCGGCATGGAAGCCTGGCGCGACTCGGGCAAAACGGTAGAAGCGCTGCCCGATATGCCGCCGCCGGACCTGGCGGTCGATCATATCGCGCCGAAGGCCGTGTAG
- a CDS encoding FAD-dependent oxidoreductase: MLSTQEAEGQQAVVADAPFSSLATRKHQMFPELTSEEIKRLRRFGEEHHWEAGDLLFETGRTGPGMFVVLNGSVKVYQRDGIGREVLIAEHGAGQFLAEVGQLSGRPALVNGMALGPVDALLIPPVKLRALIVAEAELGERIMRALILRRVALIEKGAGGPILIGNSTDSRLVLLQGFLSRNGHPHSVIDERDEDALRLIEQFAAQKEDLPLVICPDGSVLRHPSMPELASCLGLLPDLDDSVVYDVAIVGAGPAGLATAVYAASEGLQVIVLDSRAPGGQAGASARIENYLGFPTGISGQALAGRAFVQAQKFGAHVAIPVHVKALHCAESPHRLELKCGGHISARAIVIASGAVYRRPELEGLDRLDGRGVYYWASPVEAKLCKRQEIVLVGGGNSAGQAIVYLATHAAKVHVLIRRSGFEATMSRYLIDRIRSLPNVFVHPNSEIGRLDADESGLASVALKKPLPDGTDHFDTRHLFLFTGANPNTDWLRTCGVELDAKGFVLTGTSADGTSTCDLGTTVEGVYAIGDARAGSTKRVAAAVGEGAAVVSQIHQLLAVSAGEAVALGA; the protein is encoded by the coding sequence ATGCTTTCGACTCAAGAAGCTGAAGGGCAACAAGCAGTAGTCGCCGATGCGCCGTTTTCGTCGCTCGCGACACGCAAGCACCAGATGTTCCCGGAGCTTACGTCAGAGGAAATCAAGCGCCTGCGCCGGTTCGGCGAAGAACACCATTGGGAAGCCGGCGATCTGCTGTTCGAAACCGGCCGCACCGGCCCCGGCATGTTCGTGGTGCTGAACGGGAGCGTGAAGGTGTACCAGCGCGACGGCATCGGACGTGAAGTTTTGATCGCCGAACATGGCGCAGGGCAATTTCTCGCCGAAGTCGGTCAACTGTCAGGACGGCCCGCGCTGGTCAACGGCATGGCGCTCGGTCCGGTGGATGCGCTGCTGATTCCGCCGGTCAAGCTGCGTGCGCTGATCGTCGCCGAAGCCGAACTTGGCGAGCGCATCATGCGAGCGCTGATCCTGCGCCGCGTCGCGCTGATCGAAAAAGGCGCGGGCGGCCCGATTCTGATCGGCAACAGCACCGACTCGCGGCTCGTTTTGTTGCAAGGGTTCCTGTCGCGCAACGGCCATCCTCATTCAGTGATCGACGAGCGCGACGAAGACGCGCTGCGTCTGATCGAACAGTTCGCCGCGCAAAAAGAAGACCTGCCGCTGGTCATCTGCCCGGACGGCTCGGTGCTGCGCCATCCGAGCATGCCGGAACTCGCCAGTTGTCTCGGCTTACTGCCCGATCTCGACGATTCGGTTGTGTATGACGTCGCGATCGTCGGCGCCGGCCCCGCAGGCCTCGCCACCGCGGTGTATGCCGCGTCCGAAGGACTGCAGGTGATCGTGCTCGACAGCCGCGCGCCGGGCGGCCAGGCGGGCGCCAGTGCACGGATCGAAAACTATCTCGGCTTTCCGACCGGCATCTCCGGCCAGGCGCTGGCGGGCCGCGCGTTCGTGCAGGCGCAGAAGTTCGGCGCACATGTCGCGATTCCGGTCCACGTCAAGGCACTGCATTGCGCGGAGTCGCCGCATCGGCTGGAACTCAAGTGCGGCGGCCACATCTCCGCCCGCGCGATCGTGATTGCGAGCGGCGCAGTGTACCGGCGCCCCGAACTCGAAGGCCTCGACCGCCTCGACGGGCGCGGCGTCTATTACTGGGCATCCCCGGTCGAAGCCAAGCTGTGCAAGCGCCAGGAGATCGTGCTGGTGGGCGGCGGCAACTCGGCGGGCCAGGCGATCGTCTATCTGGCGACGCACGCGGCCAAAGTCCATGTACTGATCCGCCGGAGCGGCTTTGAAGCCACCATGTCGCGCTACCTGATCGACCGCATCCGCTCGCTGCCGAATGTGTTCGTGCATCCGAACTCGGAGATCGGCAGGCTCGACGCGGACGAAAGCGGCCTCGCGTCGGTGGCATTGAAGAAGCCACTGCCGGACGGCACCGATCATTTCGACACGCGGCACCTGTTCCTCTTTACCGGCGCGAACCCGAATACCGACTGGCTGCGCACTTGCGGCGTGGAACTCGACGCCAAAGGCTTCGTGCTGACCGGCACCAGCGCCGACGGCACATCGACCTGCGATCTCGGCACGACCGTCGAAGGCGTGTACGCGATCGGCGACGCGCGCGCCGGGTCGACCAAACGGGTCGCCGCGGCGGTCGGGGAAGGCGCGGCGGTGGTCTCGCAGATCCATCAGCTTCTGGCGGTATCGGCGGGCGAAGCGGTCGCTTTGGGCGCCTGA
- a CDS encoding winged helix-turn-helix domain-containing protein, whose product MKTLPLSAARTLHLAAQGLLTPPRRKAVKADVLDAIRRMAQLQIDTIHVVARSPYLVLFSRLGAYPQQWLDEHLAEGKLFEYWSHEACFVPTEDYGLLRHRMLDPSGMGWKYAAEWHKKHRKDIERLLAHIRATGPVRSADFAREAGKSNGWWDWKPEKRHLEVLFAIGQLMVAERRNFHRVYDLTERVLPDWDDARDLPPAETVTWDVLRRTCRALGVARADWVADYYRLPRRPYRDELHALADQGELIPVQVEGWKQDTFVHHEFASMIDDAANGKLASSVTTVLSPFDPVVWDRKRAAALFDFDYAIECYTPAAKRKYGYFVLPLLSRGRLVGRVDAKAHRTNGVFELKSLHIEPGVRLSARLAGDLRRALQRCADWHGTPQLEITSASPEWLEALSADSSVEA is encoded by the coding sequence GTGAAGACTCTTCCGCTATCCGCCGCCCGTACCCTGCATCTGGCCGCGCAAGGTTTGCTGACGCCGCCGCGCCGGAAGGCCGTCAAAGCCGACGTGCTCGACGCGATTCGCCGCATGGCGCAATTGCAGATCGACACGATCCACGTCGTCGCGCGCAGCCCTTACCTTGTGCTGTTCAGCCGGCTCGGCGCGTATCCGCAGCAGTGGCTCGACGAGCACCTCGCTGAAGGCAAACTGTTCGAGTACTGGTCGCACGAAGCCTGTTTCGTGCCGACCGAAGACTACGGTCTGCTGCGCCACCGCATGCTCGATCCGAGCGGCATGGGCTGGAAATACGCGGCCGAGTGGCACAAGAAGCATCGCAAGGACATCGAGCGCCTGCTCGCGCATATTCGTGCAACTGGCCCAGTGCGTTCAGCGGATTTCGCTCGCGAAGCGGGCAAGAGCAACGGCTGGTGGGACTGGAAGCCGGAGAAGCGCCACCTGGAAGTACTGTTCGCGATCGGGCAATTGATGGTGGCCGAGCGGCGCAATTTTCACCGTGTCTACGATCTGACCGAGCGCGTGCTGCCGGACTGGGACGATGCACGCGATCTGCCGCCGGCGGAAACCGTCACCTGGGACGTGTTGCGCCGCACCTGCCGCGCGCTCGGCGTCGCGCGCGCCGATTGGGTCGCCGATTACTACCGGCTGCCGCGCCGTCCGTATCGCGACGAACTGCATGCGCTCGCCGATCAGGGCGAGCTGATTCCCGTACAAGTGGAAGGCTGGAAACAGGACACCTTCGTCCACCACGAATTCGCATCGATGATCGACGATGCAGCCAATGGCAAACTCGCTTCGAGCGTCACCACGGTGCTGTCGCCGTTCGATCCGGTCGTGTGGGACCGCAAGCGCGCCGCCGCGCTATTCGACTTCGACTACGCGATCGAATGCTATACGCCCGCGGCGAAACGCAAATATGGTTACTTCGTTCTACCGCTGTTGAGCCGCGGCCGTCTGGTCGGCCGCGTGGATGCCAAGGCACATCGGACCAACGGCGTGTTCGAACTGAAGTCGCTGCACATCGAACCCGGCGTGCGCCTGAGTGCGCGTCTTGCGGGCGATCTGCGCCGCGCGTTGCAGCGTTGCGCGGATTGGCACGGCACGCCGCAGCTGGAAATCACCTCCGCGTCGCCGGAATGGCTCGAAGCGTTGAGCGCCGACAGCAGCGTGGAAGCGTGA
- a CDS encoding LysE family transporter, which yields MLSTSAIALLAVGIVVVLITPGPTNTLLAAAGLRQGVQRSLPLIAAELAGYLVSISVWGRFLAQAAHALPWLPSLLRVASGVYIAYLAVDMWRAAVALPVSAQRASGMRTLFVATLLNPKGLLFAGTIFPAAAFAHAPAYVFAMLMFACLLVPIALAWIAFGAALGSGKLTWVNPVKMQRGASIVLGVFSLSLAWAGLH from the coding sequence ATGCTCTCCACGTCCGCTATCGCGTTGCTGGCCGTCGGCATTGTCGTCGTGCTGATTACGCCGGGCCCCACCAATACGCTGCTTGCCGCAGCGGGTTTGCGCCAGGGCGTGCAACGCTCGTTGCCGTTGATCGCCGCCGAACTGGCCGGCTATCTGGTGTCGATCTCTGTATGGGGACGTTTTCTTGCGCAAGCGGCGCATGCACTGCCGTGGTTGCCGTCGCTGCTGCGCGTGGCGAGCGGCGTGTACATCGCGTATCTCGCCGTCGATATGTGGCGCGCGGCAGTGGCGTTACCCGTATCGGCTCAGCGGGCGAGCGGCATGCGCACGTTATTCGTCGCGACGCTGCTCAATCCGAAAGGCTTGTTGTTCGCCGGCACGATCTTTCCCGCGGCCGCGTTTGCGCATGCGCCGGCGTATGTCTTTGCGATGTTGATGTTCGCGTGCCTATTAGTGCCGATTGCACTGGCGTGGATCGCGTTCGGCGCCGCGCTCGGCAGCGGCAAACTCACGTGGGTGAACCCGGTGAAGATGCAGCGCGGCGCGTCGATCGTGCTGGGCGTATTTTCGTTGTCGCTCGCGTGGGCGGGGCTTCATTGA
- a CDS encoding LysR family transcriptional regulator: MNWDNARFFLAVARAGTLRGASLRLDVDQATVGRRIAALEEALSATLFLRRPAMYVLTRAGEALLGPAESMEQAALSIERRIAGLDDQLAGTIRVATTDSLGKRFVVPAIAKVRRAHPGIEIVCVTSAQITNLTRREADVAIRTLRPDSPDLIARKLGQLEVGIYASREYVAARGEPQEGDAFDGHDLVMYQQPVSPSLWAPLCGEPTSRGRLVFQTQSTAMLFEAAIAGFGIAELPCFRADDEPELVRIMPHRAEPFDVWLVAHADLYKTARMQVLIAAVAEEFADAR; this comes from the coding sequence ATGAACTGGGACAATGCCCGATTTTTTCTCGCAGTGGCGCGCGCCGGCACCTTGCGTGGCGCTTCGCTGCGCCTCGATGTCGATCAGGCGACGGTCGGCCGGCGGATCGCCGCGCTCGAAGAAGCCCTCTCGGCGACGCTGTTTCTGCGCAGGCCCGCCATGTATGTACTGACGCGCGCGGGCGAAGCACTGCTTGGGCCAGCCGAGTCGATGGAACAGGCGGCGTTGTCGATCGAGCGGCGGATTGCCGGGCTCGACGATCAGCTGGCCGGCACGATCCGCGTCGCCACTACCGATTCGCTCGGCAAACGCTTTGTGGTGCCGGCTATCGCCAAGGTGCGGCGCGCGCATCCGGGCATCGAGATCGTCTGCGTGACGTCCGCGCAGATCACCAATCTGACCAGGCGCGAAGCGGACGTGGCGATCCGCACGCTGCGGCCCGATTCTCCGGATCTGATCGCGCGCAAGCTGGGACAGCTGGAAGTCGGCATCTACGCGTCGCGTGAGTATGTGGCGGCACGTGGCGAGCCGCAGGAGGGCGATGCGTTCGACGGTCACGATCTGGTGATGTATCAGCAACCGGTCTCTCCGTCGCTGTGGGCGCCGCTGTGCGGCGAGCCGACCTCGCGCGGACGTCTCGTGTTCCAGACGCAATCGACCGCGATGCTGTTCGAGGCGGCCATCGCCGGTTTCGGTATCGCGGAGCTGCCGTGCTTTCGCGCGGATGATGAACCGGAACTGGTGCGCATCATGCCGCATCGGGCCGAGCCGTTCGATGTGTGGCTGGTCGCGCATGCGGATCTGTACAAGACGGCGCGGATGCAGGTGCTGATTGCAGCGGTGGCCGAGGAATTCGCGGACGCGCGTTAA
- a CDS encoding MFS transporter has protein sequence MTECTVERPPLAHADKTRPAKRPRLTLALVASGMFMAVLDTTIVNVALPAMHATLGASVGGLAWIVDAYTLSFAALILAGGIASDRFGAKAVYLWGLALFVAASAACGLAPNVGALVAARFVQGSGAALFLPASLAIVRSTFDDPVERGRAIAVWAGIASVAAAVGPVLGGILVEGFGWRSAFLINVPTGLVAFAGAWIVVRHSVRSVGRRFDWGGQLTSIVALGALCFAAIELPSRGIAAPEVWGAALLAVLATLTLVAVERRAHDPMVPVAWFSNRLFVAMNVMGTLVYVGYFGLLFMLSLYLHGEFGFNARQIGLTLLPLAGSLSLGNVLVGKLHGRFTATQFMTTGLTLAAVAVPVMAMSLEWRAPWVVTYAAMVVFGGGTALSVPPMISTVLEQVPGELAGVASGVLNALRQAGGLLGVAMAGAATILAPRVSIALWCVAGIGLVTYASAAVLAAYAAFAPRWSEGRRVA, from the coding sequence ATGACCGAATGCACTGTTGAACGGCCACCGTTAGCGCACGCCGATAAGACGCGGCCCGCAAAGCGGCCGCGCCTGACGCTGGCGCTGGTCGCGAGCGGCATGTTCATGGCCGTGCTCGACACCACCATCGTCAACGTCGCCTTGCCGGCGATGCACGCCACCTTGGGCGCGTCCGTCGGCGGCCTCGCGTGGATCGTCGACGCGTACACGCTGAGCTTCGCCGCGCTGATCCTCGCGGGCGGCATCGCGTCCGACCGTTTCGGCGCGAAGGCGGTGTATTTGTGGGGCCTGGCGTTGTTCGTCGCGGCGTCGGCGGCTTGCGGGCTGGCGCCGAACGTCGGTGCGCTGGTGGCCGCGCGCTTCGTGCAAGGCAGCGGCGCGGCGCTGTTCCTGCCGGCGTCGCTGGCGATCGTGCGCAGTACCTTCGACGACCCCGTCGAACGTGGCCGCGCAATCGCGGTATGGGCAGGGATTGCATCGGTGGCGGCGGCGGTCGGGCCGGTGCTCGGCGGCATCCTCGTGGAAGGGTTCGGCTGGCGCAGTGCGTTTCTGATCAACGTGCCGACCGGCCTGGTTGCGTTCGCCGGCGCGTGGATCGTGGTTCGCCACTCGGTGCGCAGCGTCGGCCGCCGCTTCGACTGGGGCGGCCAGTTGACGAGCATCGTCGCGCTGGGCGCGCTCTGCTTCGCGGCGATCGAATTGCCGTCGCGCGGTATTGCCGCGCCCGAAGTGTGGGGCGCCGCGCTGCTCGCCGTACTGGCAACGTTGACATTGGTCGCCGTCGAGCGCCGCGCACATGATCCGATGGTGCCGGTCGCGTGGTTCAGCAACCGCCTGTTCGTCGCGATGAACGTGATGGGCACGCTTGTCTACGTCGGCTACTTCGGTTTGCTGTTTATGCTGAGCCTCTATCTGCACGGCGAGTTCGGTTTCAACGCGCGGCAGATCGGTCTCACGTTGTTGCCGCTCGCCGGCAGCCTGTCGCTGGGCAACGTGCTAGTGGGCAAGTTGCACGGGCGCTTCACAGCCACGCAGTTCATGACGACCGGGCTCACACTCGCTGCCGTTGCCGTGCCGGTGATGGCAATGAGTCTGGAATGGCGCGCGCCGTGGGTCGTCACGTATGCGGCGATGGTGGTGTTCGGCGGCGGCACGGCCTTGTCGGTCCCGCCGATGATTTCGACGGTGCTGGAACAAGTGCCGGGCGAGTTGGCCGGCGTCGCTTCGGGCGTATTGAATGCGTTGCGGCAGGCAGGTGGCCTGCTCGGCGTTGCGATGGCAGGCGCGGCGACGATTCTGGCGCCGCGCGTGTCGATTGCGTTGTGGTGTGTTGCCGGCATCGGGTTGGTGACCTATGCGAGCGCGGCGGTTCTGGCGGCATACGCGGCCTTCGCGCCGAGATGGAGCGAAGGCCGGCGTGTGGCCTAA
- a CDS encoding ABC transporter ATP-binding protein: protein MIELDKLTKTFTQKDGQQVRAVDSVSLTVGEGEICVFLGPSGCGKTTTLKMINRLIAPTSGRVLINGEDTSGMNEVELRRHIGYVIQQIGLFPNMTIEENITVVPRLLGWDKKRCRERATELMSMVALDPKQYLKRYPRELSGGQQQRIGVIRALAADPPVLLMDEPFGAVDPINRESIQNEFFQMQRQLNKTVIMVSHDIDEAIKLGDRVAVFRRGQLVQYDHPDTLLAHPRDEFVGAFVGQDSTLKRLLLVKAGDAATQPETARADTPVARAFQMMDDSDSRYLTIVDDNRQALGYVTRRAARAGQGVCGEHLSEFKATVSADEHLRIVLSKMYQFNSSWMPVMDSDGRYVGEVTQDSIADYLSSGRSRRQSGQPSIVSPAVAAAEAAAAQAAAAHA, encoded by the coding sequence ATGATCGAACTCGACAAACTGACCAAGACGTTTACGCAGAAGGACGGCCAGCAGGTACGCGCCGTCGACTCGGTGAGCCTCACCGTCGGCGAAGGAGAAATCTGCGTGTTTCTCGGCCCGTCGGGCTGCGGCAAGACCACCACGCTGAAGATGATCAACCGTCTGATCGCACCGACTTCGGGCCGCGTGCTGATCAACGGTGAGGACACCTCGGGCATGAACGAAGTCGAATTGCGCCGTCACATCGGCTACGTGATCCAGCAGATCGGCCTGTTTCCCAACATGACGATCGAAGAAAACATCACCGTCGTGCCGCGCTTGCTCGGGTGGGACAAGAAGCGCTGCCGCGAACGCGCGACCGAGTTGATGTCGATGGTCGCGCTCGATCCGAAGCAGTATCTGAAGCGCTATCCGCGCGAGTTGTCGGGCGGGCAGCAACAGCGGATCGGCGTGATTCGCGCGCTGGCCGCCGATCCGCCGGTGCTGCTGATGGACGAGCCGTTCGGCGCGGTCGACCCGATCAACCGCGAGTCGATCCAGAACGAGTTCTTCCAGATGCAGCGTCAGTTGAACAAGACCGTGATCATGGTGAGTCACGACATCGACGAGGCGATCAAGCTCGGTGATCGCGTGGCCGTGTTCCGCCGTGGCCAGCTGGTGCAATACGATCATCCTGACACGCTGCTCGCGCATCCGCGCGATGAGTTCGTCGGCGCGTTCGTCGGTCAGGACAGCACGCTGAAGCGTTTGCTGCTGGTGAAAGCCGGCGACGCCGCGACGCAACCGGAAACCGCGCGCGCCGACACGCCTGTCGCACGCGCCTTCCAGATGATGGACGACAGCGACAGCCGCTATCTGACCATCGTCGACGACAACCGCCAGGCGCTCGGTTACGTCACGCGCCGTGCGGCGCGCGCGGGGCAGGGCGTGTGTGGCGAGCATCTGAGCGAGTTCAAGGCCACGGTGAGCGCCGACGAGCATCTGCGCATCGTGCTGTCGAAGATGTATCAGTTCAATTCGTCATGGATGCCGGTGATGGACAGTGATGGACGCTATGTCGGCGAAGTCACGCAGGATTCGATCGCCGATTATCTGAGCTCGGGTCGCTCGCGTCGGCAGTCCGGTCAACCGTCCATCGTGTCGCCTGCCGTTGCCGCGGCTGAAGCGGCTGCCGCGCAGGCTGCTGCTGCGCACGCCTGA